The DNA sequence TTTATCAAAACCTTTAATTATAATTTGTTCTATAGGTAAATTTTCAAGTTCTGTACCGGCGATTGCATTATTTAAATTTGTAGTATAAGTACCATGATGTTTTGTATAATGGATTTCCATGGTTTTTGCATCGATATAAGGCTCTAGCGCATTGTATGCATACGGTAATTTTGGTAATTCAAATGCCATATTCTTTTTTTTAATTAAAAATTAAACTTAACTTAAATTTATTAAACAAATCTAGTGAATTTAAGAGTAAGTATGCGGTAAAGGCATTAAATTATTTAATAAAGATATTTGAAATTAATATGTAAACAAATATTTACTGTTTTTTTAAAATAAAAAATATTCAGATTATTAGAAAAGATTTATCTGTTCACCATCTGTCCCGGAGTTTCCATCTTGAGAATCTTTAGGTTCAGTTGGGGCTTCATCAGTTTCAGCATCGGCATTTGCTTCATTTTCCTGTTCGGAAGGTTCTTCTGTAATGGTTATCTTTTTTATTTTTTCTTTAGAAATTTGATTTCCTTGTGCCTTAATTCCTTTAATAGCTATAAAGTCTTCTAAATTAATAGTTTCCGGACTTTTATCTTTTCCAAAATTGATTTCAGCAATTAATTTCCATCCGGTTCCAACCCATTCTATAAAAGATCTTGGATTTTCTGAGATAAAAAATACTTGCGGATTCAAGGTATCATCTAATAAGAAGCGTTTAATATAATAAATGGATTTATCTCCGTCGTAATATATACAACATACCGGTTTTTCCGGATTCCATTTTTCAAGTACTAAAAATTCATCATCAAAATGATTTAACAGATCAAAAGTATGAAGTTTAGCAATTCCGGTAGAAGAGAGGGTAACTATTTTATCGGCTCCTTTAAAAGCGCCTAAATATTTGCCGCGGCCTTCAACGTTTAAGCGTTGTACCGATTCATCAAACCATATTTTTCTAGGGGCTAAAGTAGAAATACCTGACTCTTTTAATTCAATTTTCTTTATATAATTTTTTGATACTAAATTTCCTTTAGAGCTTCTTCCTTTAATGGCTAATTCCGAAAAATCTATGTCAAACTTTAATTTTTTCAACCTTTGGCTGGGTTTAAGGAAAATGGTAACTGATTCCGCTTCACCATTAGGATTCGCAGTAAAATATTGGATTTCTGAACCTTTAGCGGTAGAGGCTAAATTGTATTCTTTATCTCTGGTTATGGAGGTAACAGGAAATCTTTTCATATACCAAGGACCTAGTTTACCTTCACGATAGATCATATTGTAAATAGTACGGGTATCATTTTTCTTCCAAATTCCTACATGGATGATGTTTTTTCCTACAAAAGTTTTAGCATCTGCTTTAGTAACCAGCATTATCCCGTCTTTTCTAAACACAATTATATCATCTATATCCGAACAGTCAAAAAGGTATTCATCCTTTTTGAGGGAATATCCAATAAATCCTTCTTCACGATTGACATAGAATTTGATATTTGCAACTGCAACTTTTGCTGCGTCGATTGTATCAAAAGTTCGAATTTCGGTTTTTCTTTCTTTATTTTTCCCGTATTTTTTCTTTATATTGGTAAAGTATTCAATTGCATATTGGATTAAATGATCTAAATGGTGTTTTACTTCTTTTATTTTTCCATCTAATGCTGCAATATTTTCCTCTGCTTTATCCAGGTCAAATCGGGTGATTCTTTTTATGCGTATTTCAGTTAACTTATTAATATCGTCTTCGGAAACTTCTCTAATCAAATGTTTAGTAAAAGGTTTTAATCCGGCATCGATTGTAGAGATCACATCTTCCCATTTATCAAGTTCTTCGATTTGATGGTAGATCCTGTTTTCGATAAATATTTTTTCTAACGAAGCAAAATGCCATTGTTCCTGCAATTCTCCGAGTTCAATTTCTAATTCTTGTTTAAGAAGATTTACAGTATGGTTGGTATTTCTTCTTAAAATTTCAGAAACACTTAAAAATTCCGGTTTGTCTACATTGATGACACATGCATTCGGAGAAATTGAAATTTCACAATCTGTGAATGCATATAAAGCATCAATCATCTTGTCCGGAGAGACATCGTTAGGTAAGTGTATTAAAATTTCAACTTCAGAAGCGGTATTATCTTCAACTTTTTTTATTTTAATTTTTCCCTTCTCATTGGCTTTAAGGATACTGTCTATAAGAGATCCTGTATTAGTTCCATATGGAATTTCATTTATTAGAAGAAGTCCTTTTTCAGGATTTGAAATTCTGGCTCGAGCCCTTATTTTTCCTCCGCGTTCTCCGTCATTATAATTCGCAACGTCAATTAAACCTCCTGTTTGGAAATCAGGATATAAGGTAAATGGTTTTCCTTTTAAAATCGCAATAGAAGCATCGATTAATTCTAAAAAATTATGTGGTAAAATCTTAGTTGATAATCCCACGGCAATACCTTCCACTCCTTGAGATAAAAGTAAGGGAAATTTTATAGGAAGGTTTTCAGGCTCTTTATTCCGTCCATCATAAGATGGTTTCCAAACCGTAGTTTTAGAATTAAAGACAACTTCCAAAGCAAAAGGAGTTAATCTGGATTCAATATAACGGGCAGCAGCTGCTCCGTCTCCTGTATATATATTACCCCAGTTTCCTTGGGTATCAATTAATAGTTCTTTTTGTCCTATTTGAACGATAGCATCAGTAATAGCAGCGTCTCCATGGGGGTGGTATTTCATGGTATTACCTACCACATTGGCAACTTTATTATACCGGCCATCTTCCAATTCCCTCATTGAGTGAAGGATTCTTTTTTGAACGGGTTTTAAACCGTCGAAGATGGATGGAATAGCCCTTTCAAGAATGACATAAGAAGCATAATCTAAAAACCAATTCTGGTACATACCAGATATTTTTTGAATAGTTTCAGTGTTTTGATTATTTTTATTTACGTTTTCTTGATTGTCTTCGTTCATTATTAGTTTAAAAGTGTTTTTTTATGCTTGTGTAAAATTTTATTGATATATTTCCTTTTTATTTTCGCTAATTACTTTATTGAGAGAAATTCGTATATCTCTAATTTGTCGGGAATCAAGATAAGATATATCAAAATTCACTTTAGATTGTCCCGAACTTACTCGTTTGCTTGATATGTAAATTTCTAAAACTT is a window from the Apibacter sp. B3706 genome containing:
- a CDS encoding DNA gyrase/topoisomerase IV subunit A, with protein sequence MNEDNQENVNKNNQNTETIQKISGMYQNWFLDYASYVILERAIPSIFDGLKPVQKRILHSMRELEDGRYNKVANVVGNTMKYHPHGDAAITDAIVQIGQKELLIDTQGNWGNIYTGDGAAAARYIESRLTPFALEVVFNSKTTVWKPSYDGRNKEPENLPIKFPLLLSQGVEGIAVGLSTKILPHNFLELIDASIAILKGKPFTLYPDFQTGGLIDVANYNDGERGGKIRARARISNPEKGLLLINEIPYGTNTGSLIDSILKANEKGKIKIKKVEDNTASEVEILIHLPNDVSPDKMIDALYAFTDCEISISPNACVINVDKPEFLSVSEILRRNTNHTVNLLKQELEIELGELQEQWHFASLEKIFIENRIYHQIEELDKWEDVISTIDAGLKPFTKHLIREVSEDDINKLTEIRIKRITRFDLDKAEENIAALDGKIKEVKHHLDHLIQYAIEYFTNIKKKYGKNKERKTEIRTFDTIDAAKVAVANIKFYVNREEGFIGYSLKKDEYLFDCSDIDDIIVFRKDGIMLVTKADAKTFVGKNIIHVGIWKKNDTRTIYNMIYREGKLGPWYMKRFPVTSITRDKEYNLASTAKGSEIQYFTANPNGEAESVTIFLKPSQRLKKLKFDIDFSELAIKGRSSKGNLVSKNYIKKIELKESGISTLAPRKIWFDESVQRLNVEGRGKYLGAFKGADKIVTLSSTGIAKLHTFDLLNHFDDEFLVLEKWNPEKPVCCIYYDGDKSIYYIKRFLLDDTLNPQVFFISENPRSFIEWVGTGWKLIAEINFGKDKSPETINLEDFIAIKGIKAQGNQISKEKIKKITITEEPSEQENEANADAETDEAPTEPKDSQDGNSGTDGEQINLF